The Bacteroidota bacterium genome has a segment encoding these proteins:
- a CDS encoding DNA/RNA non-specific endonuclease produces MKKFTKIVFAAMFVVFSLFAIDGCQKEATPKNLATKVTEKPTASVSGFPEQFESGTKTAYAAANVTLASGSWNLSNALIGTSSSDRKNGSQAVRITSTGIVSMNFNVTAGASQVLVAHAKYGSDGSSTWQLDASTDGGSTWAQVGSTQTTSSTTLSTASFSMSYTGNVRFRIKKLTGTSYRINIDDFDIQDNGSATATRDDNMGMGNPSGATTSTSDSNNYLMSKTQYTLAYNNSKAGPKWVSWHLSSAWKGSATRCDCFTGDASLPTGYFKSTTGNYTNTGFDRGHMCPSDDRDGSAADNAATFLMTNIMPQAPVLNQQTWASLETYCRTLLTQGYECYIISGAYGQGGTGSNGGTTNTINNGKINVGSRYWKVIVVLPIGSNDASRVSTATRVIAVDMPNNQNVNSNSWGYYRTTVDAIESATGYNFLSNISTTIQSTIESAVDSGLTQ; encoded by the coding sequence ATGAAAAAATTTACCAAAATTGTATTTGCAGCTATGTTTGTAGTGTTTTCACTATTTGCAATTGATGGTTGCCAAAAAGAAGCAACACCAAAAAACCTTGCTACAAAAGTCACTGAAAAACCTACCGCATCCGTTAGTGGATTTCCCGAACAATTTGAGAGCGGAACCAAAACAGCTTATGCCGCCGCCAATGTTACTTTAGCCTCCGGATCTTGGAACTTAAGCAATGCACTTATTGGCACTTCCTCATCCGACCGCAAAAACGGAAGCCAAGCGGTTCGCATAACTTCAACTGGGATTGTGAGCATGAACTTTAATGTAACCGCTGGTGCAAGTCAAGTATTGGTAGCACATGCCAAATATGGCAGCGACGGAAGCAGCACTTGGCAACTCGATGCATCGACAGATGGTGGTAGCACTTGGGCTCAAGTTGGCAGCACACAAACAACCTCGTCCACTACATTAAGTACCGCTAGTTTTAGCATGAGTTACACTGGTAATGTTCGTTTCAGAATTAAGAAATTAACAGGCACTAGTTACCGTATTAATATTGACGATTTCGATATACAAGACAATGGCAGTGCCACCGCAACCCGCGACGACAATATGGGTATGGGCAACCCTAGTGGAGCTACCACAAGCACTTCTGATTCCAATAACTATTTGATGAGCAAAACCCAATATACTTTGGCGTACAACAACAGTAAAGCCGGCCCTAAATGGGTATCATGGCATTTAAGTTCGGCATGGAAAGGATCAGCTACGCGTTGCGATTGCTTTACTGGCGATGCCTCTTTACCCACAGGTTATTTTAAATCGACCACTGGTAATTATACAAACACAGGTTTCGATCGCGGCCACATGTGTCCTTCAGACGATCGTGATGGTAGTGCTGCCGACAATGCAGCTACATTTTTAATGACCAATATAATGCCACAAGCACCAGTACTTAACCAACAAACATGGGCAAGCCTCGAAACATATTGCCGCACACTTCTTACCCAAGGTTACGAATGTTATATAATATCAGGAGCTTATGGACAGGGCGGAACAGGCAGTAATGGTGGCACTACAAATACGATTAACAACGGTAAAATAAATGTGGGTTCTCGCTACTGGAAAGTGATAGTAGTACTTCCCATAGGTAGCAACGATGCAAGCAGGGTTAGCACCGCAACACGAGTAATAGCAGTAGATATGCCCAATAACCAAAACGTGAATTCAAATTCTTGGGGTTACTACCGCACTACCGTAGATGCTATAGAATCGGCAACGGGATATAATTTCCTTTCCAATATTTCTACCACTATACAAAGCACCATAGAATCTGCAGTTGACAGCGGACTTACACAATAA
- a CDS encoding response regulator produces MNITNVMIVDDEEDAGSLYRQQFRKEVRNGELNLHIAMSGFEALEMLEKINKERPLIILSDINMPGMSGIELLKIIKERWPDLRVIMVSAYAGNDTYQKEAHTYGADDFLSKPIDFDIIKSKIFVS; encoded by the coding sequence GTGAACATAACCAATGTAATGATTGTAGACGACGAAGAGGATGCTGGAAGCCTCTATCGGCAACAGTTTCGCAAAGAAGTGCGAAATGGGGAATTGAATCTACACATAGCCATGAGTGGTTTTGAAGCATTAGAGATGCTCGAAAAAATCAATAAAGAAAGACCACTAATTATTCTTAGCGATATAAATATGCCTGGAATGAGCGGTATTGAGTTGCTAAAAATAATAAAAGAACGGTGGCCCGACCTTCGGGTGATAATGGTAAGTGCCTATGCTGGAAACGATACTTACCAAAAAGAAGCTCACACTTACGGGGCCGATGATTTCCTGAGCAAACCCATAGATTTCGATATCATAAAAAGCAAAATATTTGTAAGTTGA
- a CDS encoding response regulator, giving the protein MRTTPKILFVDDEPDLELMIKQKFRKQIRDGEMTLEFASNGTEAIDKLLKDPSIDVVFTDINMPVMDGLTFLAKIKELKIPHTKAVIVSAYGDIDKIRLAMNTGAFDFITKPIDFDDLEVTLNKAVAEVSLLKEAVEVKLQLQVAEIEKDKAILSEKFKQQFLANMSHEIRTPMNAIIGMARLAINTSLNETQQKYLDGIRQSGENLMVIINDILDFSKIEAGKLEFEEINFSPRQVLQTVHDTLRFKAEEKNLLLHTHANDDVPQHLIGDPVRLNQVILNLAGNAVKFTANGSVTISLILAGDKDGKANIRVEIKDTGIGIAEDKVGAVFDSFSQASSDTTRKFGGTGLGLSISKELVEMQGGTIGLTSKLGEGTTFWFEIPYNVGENIIKTKHEEKKIRNIDNIRILLVEDNAFNQMVATDTLQEMIPGVYIDVAENGQEALDKVSQTAILSHMKFPYHIVLMDVQMPIMDGFEATKKIRELAGTLSQIPIMALTANAIKEEVEKCKEAGMNDFVTKPFDPAVLLEKIAMLVS; this is encoded by the coding sequence TTGAGAACAACCCCGAAAATTTTATTTGTAGACGACGAGCCTGACTTGGAACTGATGATTAAGCAGAAGTTCCGCAAGCAAATTCGTGATGGCGAAATGACATTGGAGTTCGCATCAAATGGTACCGAAGCAATCGATAAACTGTTGAAGGACCCGAGTATTGACGTTGTTTTTACTGATATCAATATGCCCGTTATGGATGGACTAACCTTTCTAGCCAAGATTAAAGAACTAAAGATACCACATACCAAAGCCGTTATCGTTTCTGCCTATGGCGATATTGACAAAATAAGGCTTGCAATGAATACCGGTGCTTTCGACTTTATAACCAAGCCCATCGACTTTGACGATTTGGAGGTAACACTTAATAAAGCCGTAGCCGAAGTATCGCTGCTGAAAGAAGCGGTTGAAGTAAAACTGCAACTGCAAGTTGCTGAAATTGAAAAAGACAAAGCCATACTAAGCGAGAAATTCAAGCAACAATTTTTGGCAAACATGAGTCACGAGATTCGTACACCTATGAATGCAATTATTGGTATGGCAAGATTGGCTATCAATACATCTCTTAACGAAACCCAGCAAAAATATTTGGATGGCATAAGGCAGAGCGGTGAAAACCTGATGGTTATTATTAATGACATCTTAGACTTTTCTAAAATAGAAGCAGGCAAACTAGAGTTTGAGGAAATAAACTTCAGCCCTAGACAAGTTTTGCAAACAGTGCACGATACCTTAAGATTCAAAGCCGAAGAGAAAAATCTTTTATTGCATACCCATGCTAACGATGATGTTCCCCAGCACTTAATAGGCGACCCCGTTAGGCTTAACCAAGTTATATTAAACCTAGCTGGCAATGCAGTGAAATTTACCGCAAATGGTAGCGTCACCATCTCGCTGATACTTGCTGGCGATAAGGATGGTAAGGCAAATATTCGTGTTGAAATAAAAGATACAGGTATTGGTATTGCCGAAGACAAAGTAGGTGCTGTATTCGATAGTTTTTCGCAGGCAAGCAGCGATACCACTCGCAAATTTGGGGGAACTGGTCTCGGGCTTTCCATCTCGAAAGAGTTGGTAGAAATGCAAGGAGGCACAATCGGTTTGACCAGCAAATTGGGAGAAGGCACCACTTTTTGGTTCGAAATTCCTTATAACGTTGGTGAAAATATTATAAAAACAAAACACGAAGAAAAAAAAATACGCAATATTGATAATATAAGAATTCTATTAGTTGAAGACAATGCCTTTAACCAGATGGTGGCAACAGACACTTTGCAAGAAATGATTCCGGGAGTTTATATCGATGTAGCTGAAAATGGCCAAGAAGCGTTGGACAAAGTATCTCAAACAGCTATACTAAGCCACATGAAATTTCCTTACCATATAGTATTGATGGATGTGCAAATGCCCATCATGGATGGTTTTGAAGCCACTAAAAAAATAAGAGAACTTGCGGGCACCCTATCACAAATTCCTATTATGGCACTTACCGCCAATGCCATAAAAGAAGAAGTAGAAAAATGTAAGGAGGCAGGCATGAATGACTTTGTAACAAAACCTTTTGACCCTGCTGTTTTATTGGAAAAAATAGCTATGCTTGTAAGTTAA
- a CDS encoding Hpt domain-containing protein codes for MALTDLSFIQQFTGNDPAKAKKYITMFLTSAPLLVHKMEESLASGDFDTLRINAHSLKPLISYMGIASLEQPIKDIESYAASKSDTNALPQMLESFKLQIGKAIEELKVKEASL; via the coding sequence ATGGCACTTACTGATTTATCCTTCATCCAACAGTTTACGGGCAACGATCCCGCAAAAGCAAAAAAGTACATTACCATGTTTCTTACATCAGCTCCGCTGCTGGTTCACAAAATGGAAGAATCACTGGCAAGTGGCGATTTTGATACCTTACGTATCAATGCACATAGCCTGAAACCATTGATTAGTTATATGGGCATCGCCAGTCTCGAGCAACCTATAAAAGATATTGAAAGCTATGCCGCAAGCAAATCTGATACAAATGCTCTTCCACAGATGCTTGAATCATTCAAATTACAAATTGGAAAAGCCATAGAAGAATTAAAAGTAAAAGAAGCTTCGCTATAA
- a CDS encoding response regulator encodes MKPIKIFVVDDDPIQLEMITDHLGKFKNFTFQTFATGEKLLDKISEKPDIVILDYNLDSVDKDAMEGIDVLQEIKKLHEKAEVIMYSGQDSIEVAVETMRFGAFDYVSKTPSAFYRMENIIHRIIKFRQIQSDAKRYKLMVQMAGYGVVIAVALTIILKLMGIKVFGWVS; translated from the coding sequence ATGAAACCGATAAAAATATTTGTTGTTGACGACGACCCTATCCAATTGGAGATGATTACTGACCACTTGGGCAAATTCAAAAATTTTACTTTCCAAACTTTTGCTACCGGAGAAAAGTTACTGGATAAAATATCTGAGAAACCAGACATCGTGATCCTAGATTACAACCTGGACAGTGTGGACAAAGATGCAATGGAGGGTATTGATGTATTGCAAGAAATAAAGAAACTTCATGAAAAGGCTGAAGTTATAATGTATAGTGGTCAAGACAGTATTGAAGTAGCTGTTGAAACCATGCGTTTCGGAGCTTTTGACTATGTGAGTAAAACCCCAAGTGCATTTTACCGAATGGAGAATATCATACATCGCATAATCAAATTCCGTCAAATTCAGTCGGATGCGAAAAGATATAAGCTAATGGTACAAATGGCTGGATACGGAGTAGTAATTGCCGTTGCCCTCACCATTATTCTTAAGTTGATGGGGATAAAAGTTTTTGGGTGGGTCAGTTAA